Proteins encoded together in one Streptomyces sp. NBC_01216 window:
- a CDS encoding helix-turn-helix domain-containing protein: MAKTYGEWLKEQREAKGWSQQELADRAVMSRSLITAFETGRRYPSETDAKRLDQALGTGDVLTTFRPNQSPDVQVADWFEKALEFERQAIMIREFGLSFIPGSLQTEAYATSVINAGYPRVSEAERHKAVVTRLTRGKLLEDPVHPALWALLDEAVIRRPIGGHAVMAEQLNHIIELADAGRIRVNVLEFGTLPHPLLDGMSTLMWFEDQPPIVYAEGMRMGQIHDSPAMVEEIQGAYDLALSEALPLQKSLALLRAVAEEYRNHG; the protein is encoded by the coding sequence TTGGCCAAGACATATGGCGAGTGGTTGAAGGAGCAGCGCGAGGCGAAGGGCTGGAGTCAGCAGGAGTTAGCTGACAGGGCGGTCATGTCCCGCTCGCTCATCACGGCGTTCGAAACGGGCCGGCGGTACCCGTCCGAAACCGATGCGAAGCGCTTGGACCAGGCGCTGGGCACGGGGGACGTGCTGACCACGTTCCGGCCGAACCAGTCCCCAGATGTGCAAGTGGCCGACTGGTTCGAGAAGGCGTTGGAGTTCGAGCGGCAGGCCATCATGATCCGTGAGTTCGGCCTCTCGTTCATCCCTGGCAGCCTCCAGACGGAGGCGTACGCAACGTCTGTGATCAACGCGGGATACCCACGTGTGAGTGAAGCCGAGCGACACAAAGCCGTCGTAACACGACTCACCCGAGGGAAGCTCCTTGAGGACCCCGTGCATCCGGCACTATGGGCTCTGTTGGATGAGGCGGTCATTCGTCGCCCCATAGGGGGGCACGCGGTGATGGCTGAGCAGCTGAACCACATCATCGAGCTTGCCGACGCAGGGCGGATCAGAGTCAACGTGCTGGAGTTCGGTACGCTGCCGCACCCTCTCCTGGACGGCATGAGCACGCTGATGTGGTTCGAGGACCAGCCGCCGATCGTCTACGCCGAAGGGATGCGCATGGGCCAGATCCATGACAGCCCGGCCATGGTCGAGGAGATCCAGGGGGCATACGATCTTGCCCTGAGCGAGGCGTTGCCGCTTCAAAAGTCACTCGCCCTGTTGAGGGCGGTAGCGGAGGAATACAGGAACCATGGCTGA
- a CDS encoding DUF397 domain-containing protein — MAEHHIPDASVFKGWRKSRHSGSQQGSCVEVLDDYPEGVPVRDSKRPSGPAVVFRDDSWSAFVKTL, encoded by the coding sequence ATGGCTGAGCACCACATCCCGGACGCGTCCGTCTTCAAGGGCTGGCGCAAGTCTCGCCACAGCGGCTCCCAGCAGGGGAGCTGCGTCGAGGTGCTGGACGACTACCCCGAAGGCGTGCCGGTTCGTGACAGCAAGCGGCCCAGTGGCCCCGCAGTGGTCTTCAGGGACGACTCCTGGTCGGCGTTCGTGAAGACGCTCTAG